The genome window ATCTAAACCGTCTGCTTGTGACCGTTCGCAACGCCATTGATCGGTCTATTCTGGTCCAGGAGACGAAAACGCTAAAGCGGCGTATTTATAAATTTAACGAGATTGTTGGCGAGTCTGAATCCATCCAGCGCGTTAAAAGTACCATCGACCGCGTGGCTCCCACCGAAGCCCGCGTACTCATTACGGGTGCCAACGGCTCGGGAAAGGAAATGGTAGCCAAACAAATTCACGAACGGGGAACGCGGGCCAACCGCCCTCTGGTCGAAGTCAACTGCGCGGCCATTCCCAGCGAACTAATTGAAAGCGAACTCTTTGGTCACGAACGAGGCGCCTTCACCGGCGCTTCTGCCCGGCGCATCGGTAAGTTTGAGCAAGCCGACGGCGGCACGCTTTTTCTGGACGAAATTGGCGATATGAGTCTATCGGCCCAGGCCAAAGTGTTGCGCGCATTGCAGGAAAACAAAATCACGCGGGTGGGCGGCGACAAAGAAATAAAAATCAACGTCCGGGTCATTGCCGCTACGAATAAAGATTTGCGGAAAGAAATTCAGGAAGGCATGTTTCGGGAAGATTTGTACCACCGTTTGAGCGTCATTCGGATTCACGTACCCGCGCTGGCCGAACGCCGCGAAGACATTCCCCTGTTGGCCGACAAGTTTTTGCAGGATATTGCCGAAGACTACAGCGCTCCCCCAAAGGAAATTTTACCCGACGCCATGCAGCTCCTGCAATCCCTGCCCTGGACGGGCAACGTGCGTGAGCTGCGCAACATGATTGAGCGTCTGGTGATTATGTGCGGCGATAAAATCACCCACCAGGATGTCGACCTGTATGCCTGACGCCAAGCCAGATCTGTTATAGCGCCATTAAATTACAACCCCGAATATCAGAATTATCGAAGCGGCCAATGACCCGAAAGGCATCGGCCGTTTCGTTTTCATACTGCCCTAAGTCCTGCGTTTCAATAAAACTGCACGAATCCAGGTTAGCCAGGTCAATGACATTGATGCCTCCCGTTTGCCGTCCGTCGGCTTGCCGGGGTAGGCTGTAAAAAGGATCATTCACATCCCGAAGCAGCACCCGAAGCGTCGGTGAAGCCTGAAAAATGCCCCCTCCGCTCGAATAAGCTTGCGAAAGTAATTCCGTCATGCCATATTCGGAATGGATAGCCGATATGCCCAATCGCTGGGTCAGAATGTGGTGTACTTCCTCACGGAGCAACTCACGGCGACGGCCTTTCATTCCGCCAGTTTCCATAACAATCAGGTCTGGCAACTTTTGTAGAAACGTAAAATCGGTCGCTGATTCGGCCCAATCGAGCAAGGCAAACGTAACGCCGATTAACAAAATGGGTCGACCATCGGGCTGTTCCGCCAAATTTTGTAATACAGCAGTTAGTTCATCCGTATTTTGTAAGAAAAACCCGGATTTTTGAGAATCGGACTTTTCAATAAACCGCTGAACCATATACACCAATGACGAGTTATTTCGTTCAAGGTAGGAGGGCAGTAAGGCCAGGATGTGAAAGCGATCGAGGGGGCCATACTGTGCCTCAAAAATGCGTTGACTGATTTCATTGTAAAGATCAGGATCAGGCACTAAGTGGTGACTGGTCGGTACTTGATCCGAGGTAGCTTCGGTTGCCTGCGCCCGGGCCGTCGTTCTACCCGTTGTTCCACTGCTTGCAAAAATAAGCGGCTCAGGCAACGGTTCGTCGCTAAAACGGGTCACTACAGTATGCTGCTTGAAAAAGCCAATTGGCATAAAGGGAATGCGGTCGAGCGCGTTTATTTGCTCTGGTTGCACACCGAGGTGACCCAGATAGGCCCGGTATACCGGATTCCAGACAGCCTGATACCGGAAAATATCCAGTGCCAGAGGCTCAAACTCTGCTGCGTTGACCGCCAGGATGCGTTGCCGCAGCGATTGCCGAAGAATACGCAGGGATTTTAGTATAGAAACGGGCTTACTCATTAAGCCAAAAAAGAAAAAAGATTACTGACAATAGTTTACTAACACCATGTCGAAGCGATTTATTCCTCTCGGACTTCTTTTTTTCGCACTATCATTCGTGGTCGGTAGCTGCATCGACGCTCCTGATTTCGATTTCACGCCTGAGATTTCCAATCCTACTGTTAACTCCTATCAAACAGTGGATCTCCTGGGCAACCCAAATGTTGACTCGGTTGTCTTGTCGATTCGCTTCCGTGACGGAGATGGCGATTTAGGTGTGGCAGCGAATGAACGAGCAGATACCGTTGAAAAATACAAAGAATGGGGCAATTACCAGCTCACTATGCTTCGCCGCATGCCCAATGGGCAATTTCAGGAAGTACCATCGCTGATCAACCAACGGCTTTTTTTCTTCCCATTGAAAAGTGACAACAAAGCTGGACCGCTTGAAGGAACGCTTGACTTCTCGCAAGCCTTTTTCGCCACAGGTTTCTTTGAAAAAGCTGTCGTAAAATTTCGTATCCGTATTCGCGACCGTGCCTTGCGTGTCAGTAACGCTGTGGAGACAGATACGCTTACGATAAATCTTCCTAAGCCCTTCTGATAAACTTTCTCAAATAAGCTATTTATGCCTGCTGCTCCAGGCTTTCCTGCGGCTGTTGGCGGATCATTTCGCTTTCCTGAAGCACAATCCGGAAAGTGGTTCCTTTGCCTATTTCAGAGCTTTTAACGAAGAGTCGACCATCGTGGTATTCTTCGATAATTCGCTTCGCCAAGGTTAGTCCAAGACCCCAGCCGCGCTTTTTTGTACTGTAACCGGGCGTAAAAACTTTTTGCAGATTAGCCTTACTGATTCCTTTTCCCGTGTCCGTGATGTCGATGGCAATTTCGCGGCGGGCACGACTGGTTTTTTCGCCGGGCATATTACGCCGTACCACTGGATGTAGCTTAATGGTCAGGCTACCGATCCCACCCATGGCATCGACCGCATTTTTGCTGACATTTTCAATTACCCACTCAAAAAGAAGCTTGTTAATGTGTACTTGTTTCCCCGGAGGAAGCTGGTTATCAATGCTCATTTTCACTTTGGTGGAGATCCGGGGCTGAAGGTAACTGATGAAGTTTGCCACGGTTTCGTGCACATCCTCGTCCCGCAACGTCGGAATAGAGCCGATGCTGGAGAAGCGGGCCGCAATGGTTTCCAGGCGTTTTACATCCTTTTCAATCTCATCCGCTATCGACTCATCAACGGCGGGATCGGAGCGGAAATATTCCACCCAGGCCATCAGCGACGACAGTGGGGTTCCCAACTGGTGCGCCGTTTCTTTGGCCAATCCCACCCAGACACGGTTTTGCTCCGCCCGCCGCGCAGAACTAAACGCCAGGTAAGCCAGAAAACCCAGCACCACCATAACCGTTAGCATTACATAGGGAAAGAACCGTAATTGGGTTAATAACAACGAGTTACTGTAATAGATAAAGCCCGTTTCATCCTTCCCGATTTCGACCTCAACGGGCGGATGCTCTTCCTTCATTTCGGCCAGCTTTTCCTGCAAAATCTCCTGTTTCTCTTCCGGGGTAGCATCCGCCGGGAAGTTGATATTCACCGGATAAGCCGGCTCTCCATTTTCATCTACGTAAATCGCTGAAATCTCGCTGTTCGCATTCACAAAAATGATTTCCTGCGCCACGAAATTAATGTCCTCATTATAATCTGTTTTCTGAACATAGGTCATCGCTTTGGCATACAGCCTGACGTAGCTTTCTTCCCGATCTTCCAGCTTTTTGATCAATCGGTTCGTATAAAGCAGGGAGGCCGTCCCGACCAGCAATAAGTTCAGGGCCACAATAATTTTCAGCGTGTTCCGCTGTCCATAAATATCAAATGACTTGAGCATGGGTTTTTAGTAACCGGTTATGTCACCGCGCCGCTTTACCGGCTTTTCTGCAATTGAAATTTATCATTTTACCAACTGACAACGGTCATGTAAACAGCCCGTTCAGCGACTTATATTTACAACGTTTTCCCTGATAACGCACTATTTTTTAATTTAATGCATCCCGTCAAATTAGGGAACAAATTTGAGCAATAAATTGTACAGAATCAGGAAATAAGCAGTTCAGTTTATATTAATTCTAAATAAACTGATTCTTCGTAGTTGGTGTTTATTCATTGAAGTTTCTACATTAATTTTGTGGATAGTTTTTAGTAGCAGATATGTACGATTCCTTTCAATCAATTAGTTTATCGCATAAAACAGCTCCGCTGGCTGTTCGGGAGCTAATTGCATTAAACGAAGACGAGGCCAAACAGTTTATGATCAAGCTCCGCGATGTTTTCAGCGTATCGGAGTTGCTTGTTATTTCTACCTGTAACCGCACGGAAGTTTACTACACGTCCGCTCAAAGCCTCAATGCGGAGATTGCACGCTTGTTGCTGATTGAAAAGGGACTTACTGCTACTGACGAATACCTTCCTTACTTCCAGTTTTTCGATTCGGCGGATGGCGCGGTTCGCCATTTGTTCGAAGTTTGTACGGGTTTGCACTCGCAGGTAGTTGGCGACATGCAGATTCCCAACCAGGTGAAACACGCCTACCAGTGGTCGGCAGACCTCGACATGGCCGGGCCGTTTTTACACCGCTTGATGCACACGATTTTCTTTACGAACAAACGCGTTGCTCAAGAGACAAACTTCCGCGACGGGGCCGCTTCGGTTTCATACGCTGCCGTTGAACTCATTGAAGAATTACTGGGCGAGAATGCGTGTCCCCGCCAGGCCGCCCCTGCTCCCGCCATCCTCGTGGTTGGTTTGGGAGAGATCGGGACAGATGTGGTTAAAAACCTGGCTTCCCGGGCTGGTGACAACCGCAACTTTAAAAACATTACACTCTGCAACAGAACCCGTACAAAAGCAGACGCTTTAGCCCAGGAAAATGGGTTCCGAGTGGTTGATTTCGACAACCTGGCCGAAGAAGTTCGCCAGGCCGATGTGATTATCTCCTCGGTAACCATGAACGAGCCGCTGTTTACGCCCGAACGGTTAACCGGACTGACGTCACTGACCTACAAATACTTTATCGATCTTTCGGTACCGCGCAGCGTTGATGCATCCGTAGAACAGATTCCGGGCGTGTTGCTTTACAACATCGATCACATCCGCAACCGCGCTGATGAAGCGCTGAATCGTCGTCTGGCGGCTATCCCTCATGTCGAAGCGGTTATCAGCCAGTCAATTGTTGAGTTTAACGACTGGTCGCGGGAAATGATTGTTTCTCCGACAATCAACAAATTCAAAAACGCGCTGGAGCAGATCCGGAAGGAAGAAATCTCCCGTCATTTAAAGCATCTGACCGAAGAAGAATCGGAGAAGATTGACAAAATCACGCGGAGTATCATGCAGAAGATCATCAAATTCCCTGTTTTGCAGCTGAAAGCAGCCTGTAAGCGTGGGGAAGCCGATACGCTGATCGATACGCTGACGGATTTGTTCGATCTGGAAAAACAACCCAACGAATCGTCGTCGCATCACTCCTATTAATTTGTTAAGAAAAGTGGCAAAGTAACCCAAAGCTTACCCTGCCACTTTGGACATACGTCTATTCCATCGCGAACAGCTTTCGCAGTTCTGTAGCGTCCTGAGGCTTCATGCGCCCAGCCAGGACCAGACGAAGCTGCCGACGGCGCAAGGCGCTCGTATACAATTCCTTTTCTTCTTCTGTTTCGGCAGTCAGCGCGGGAACTTCAATGGGCCGACCGTTCTGATCAACTGCTACAAACGTATAAAAAGCCTGGTTGGTACTGACGCGGGTTCCGGCGGGAATGTCTTCCGCCCACACATCGATTTTCACTTCCATTGACGAGTTGAACGCGCGGGTTACTTTGGCCTGCATTGTTACGATATTGCCCAACTTAATCGGTTCCGAAAAGGAAACGTTATCGACCGATGCGGTTACAACAATGCGATTAGAATGCTTCTGAGCACAGATAGCGGCGGCAATATCCATCCAGTGCAGCAACCGCCCTCCCATCAGGTTGTTGAGTGTATTGGTATCATTCGGGAGTACCATTTCTGTCATTGTCGTTAGCGACTCCCGGGCATATTTGGGTTGTGGCATGCTTCGTTTGTTGGTTGAATGAGTGTGGCAAAGATAAAGTGCCTGCACTACAAAATGACTTTTATAGAGTAACTGCCTAAATCGCCATGTGGCGGGAATCCAGGTGATGTTTTTCCAGAGTGGCCTTTAGTTCGGTCGCTTGTTTCAGGAAGCTTTTCCCATCTGAAGCATCGTAATCATTTTTAATTAATCCATCGGCAGCCTCCGCAGCTTTCCCGGGCTGGTCGAGGTAGAGGTAAAGCACAGCGAGGTTGTAATAGGCTGAATAACGCATTTTGGCCTCTCGCTTGTCACTGCCCGTATATTTTGTTTTTAGCTCTTGAAAATATGCCAGGAGCGGCTGGAGATTTTGAGTTAACACCTCTAACGACTGTGTGGCTTGCATGCTGCGCATCAGCTCTTTCACGGCTTTAATGGCTTCCTGCTGCACCTCGTATTCAGGATGGGTTTTCGAGTCCAGAATCCACAAAAAATCCCGAGATTGCACCGGCACATACCCATAATAAGTATTGACGCTGTTGTTTACCGTTTGAAGGCCATCGTTAACGTATTTGGTAATCAACTCTGCCCGGATGGATTGCTGGTTCTGATCCAGGTACCGGCTCGCGTCAGCGGGATTTGTGTACTCGCGGGTGGTATACGTTAGCTCATACGGGAAGGTATAGCTGGCCATCAGATTCTGGCTAAAAGGCGCCTCGTTAGCAGCAATGACGTTTTGCAGAAAGCGGTTGGGTTTAGCTTCCTTCTTTTCGGCGGTTTTCTGAGTAATGGCTTCGCCTGTTTTGGGACCGTAGATTTTGTAACCGCCGCTGATGCTGTAGCGCACCAGAATTGAATAATACGTAGTCTTGCTTACCTGCCCATTCTTCTGTTTTTTCTCTTCGACGCGGGTTCTGGGCTCGCTTTTTTCAAAACGTAATTCGCCGAGATTGATCTGAACGCCAACCGTTGGCGCCGACTCAACGCGTTGAAAACCAAAAACATTTATTCGGTCATAGATTGCACTTTCCGAAAAAGCAGCCCTGATCGACGGCGCCGCATTCACGTGAACTCCAAACGTGCGGTAGCTTGGTTCTACGTATTCTTTGGGCAACGCAAGGTAACTAACATCAAAGTAAAAGCGGTCAAGATCTACTTTCTGGGCTTCGCTTCTGGACGTACCCAACGTCAAAGACAGTAACCAGTAAAGAAAAAGAGAAGACAGAAGGTTAACGGGTTTCATTTGGTTTCAGTCGCAAAATTCCCGCGAAAATATAAATAACCATCTATTTTATGGCACTAGTTTTTCTTAAGCGGCAATCGGGGGAATTCGCTCTAATTCAGTTTTTTAACCAAAAGATAGGCTGGATAACTCAGGATTAAAAAGCCAACGGCGTAGGAACTACTAAACGGGTCGCCAATGATCACGCCCACCAGAAAAGCCAGCGAAGCAACCAGCATGGCCCAGGTAATATAGGGATACCCCCAAGCCCGGAAAGGACGCGGTAACGCTGGTTCTGTGTGTCGCAAACGGATGAGCGAGGCAAAACCTGATGCGTAGCAAAGCACAAAAAAGAACGAAGCAATATCAGATAACTTGCCGTACGTGCCGGTCAGAATCATTATAGCACATATACTGGCTGTCAATAACATAGCGGCTCCAGGCGTCCCTCCTTTGTTGACCGTAGCAAAAGCTTTATGAAATAACCCGTCCCGGCTCATGGCAAAAAGGACGCGCGGATTGAACATAATCTGCGCATTGATGATCCCCATAATGGAAATCATAAGCAGAAATGTTACCGCCTTGGCGCTGGCGGGTCCGTAAATGCGCTGAATGGCGTCAGCAGCCGGTAGTTTGGACGCCGCCAGCTCGTTCATGGGCAGCACGTGGAAAAGTGCTAGATTCACCAATAAATAGATGGTTACAATTAGTAAAACGCCACCCATCATGGAACGAGGTAGGTTTCGGCTTGGATTAACGTCTTCTTCCGTGAAATACGCCGCCGTATGCCAGCCGTCATAGGTATAAAACACCGACTGCAAAGCGCCCAGCAACGCTACGATCAAGGTGCCCTGAACGGGCAATTTATTCGTTGTGGAGAAATCGAGCGGCTCATTGGGTGTATAGGCATAACAAACGGCGACAAAAGCCAGTAAGCCCACCGCTTTGACGAAACTCATTACCTCCTGGGCTTTGCTCGCCAGCCGAACACCTACCCAGTGAAACGCGACAAAAGCCACCAGAATCAAAATAGCAATCAACTGGATATAGGGCGTCCAGGCAGGAACCAGTAACGCACAGTATTCGCCCATGACAGAAGCCCCAAACGCCATCGCCGAAATGCTGCCGAACCAACTGGCGATGCCAATCAGAAAGCCCGCAAAATCGCCGAAAGCCCGTCGCGAAAACACATACCAGGCTCCCGCCTTGGGAATCATGGTGCCTAATTCAATGACCGAAAGCGACCCCAGCAAGGCATAAATCCCAACCACAACCCAAACAAGCAGAATCAGCCAGGGATCGCCCAGTTCCTGCGCAA of Tellurirhabdus bombi contains these proteins:
- a CDS encoding sigma-54-dependent transcriptional regulator, whose product is MAKLIIVDDEISIRAALRDILEYEGYEVNEAKDGEEGLNMILNNDYDVALCDIKMPKMDGLEVLLKASEADKSTQFIMISAFGNVENAVEATKRGAFDFITKPPDLNRLLVTVRNAIDRSILVQETKTLKRRIYKFNEIVGESESIQRVKSTIDRVAPTEARVLITGANGSGKEMVAKQIHERGTRANRPLVEVNCAAIPSELIESELFGHERGAFTGASARRIGKFEQADGGTLFLDEIGDMSLSAQAKVLRALQENKITRVGGDKEIKINVRVIAATNKDLRKEIQEGMFREDLYHRLSVIRIHVPALAERREDIPLLADKFLQDIAEDYSAPPKEILPDAMQLLQSLPWTGNVRELRNMIERLVIMCGDKITHQDVDLYA
- a CDS encoding acyl transferase translates to MSKPVSILKSLRILRQSLRQRILAVNAAEFEPLALDIFRYQAVWNPVYRAYLGHLGVQPEQINALDRIPFMPIGFFKQHTVVTRFSDEPLPEPLIFASSGTTGRTTARAQATEATSDQVPTSHHLVPDPDLYNEISQRIFEAQYGPLDRFHILALLPSYLERNNSSLVYMVQRFIEKSDSQKSGFFLQNTDELTAVLQNLAEQPDGRPILLIGVTFALLDWAESATDFTFLQKLPDLIVMETGGMKGRRRELLREEVHHILTQRLGISAIHSEYGMTELLSQAYSSGGGIFQASPTLRVLLRDVNDPFYSLPRQADGRQTGGINVIDLANLDSCSFIETQDLGQYENETADAFRVIGRFDNSDIRGCNLMAL
- a CDS encoding sensor histidine kinase produces the protein MLKSFDIYGQRNTLKIIVALNLLLVGTASLLYTNRLIKKLEDREESYVRLYAKAMTYVQKTDYNEDINFVAQEIIFVNANSEISAIYVDENGEPAYPVNINFPADATPEEKQEILQEKLAEMKEEHPPVEVEIGKDETGFIYYSNSLLLTQLRFFPYVMLTVMVVLGFLAYLAFSSARRAEQNRVWVGLAKETAHQLGTPLSSLMAWVEYFRSDPAVDESIADEIEKDVKRLETIAARFSSIGSIPTLRDEDVHETVANFISYLQPRISTKVKMSIDNQLPPGKQVHINKLLFEWVIENVSKNAVDAMGGIGSLTIKLHPVVRRNMPGEKTSRARREIAIDITDTGKGISKANLQKVFTPGYSTKKRGWGLGLTLAKRIIEEYHDGRLFVKSSEIGKGTTFRIVLQESEMIRQQPQESLEQQA
- the hemA gene encoding glutamyl-tRNA reductase, with the translated sequence MYDSFQSISLSHKTAPLAVRELIALNEDEAKQFMIKLRDVFSVSELLVISTCNRTEVYYTSAQSLNAEIARLLLIEKGLTATDEYLPYFQFFDSADGAVRHLFEVCTGLHSQVVGDMQIPNQVKHAYQWSADLDMAGPFLHRLMHTIFFTNKRVAQETNFRDGAASVSYAAVELIEELLGENACPRQAAPAPAILVVGLGEIGTDVVKNLASRAGDNRNFKNITLCNRTRTKADALAQENGFRVVDFDNLAEEVRQADVIISSVTMNEPLFTPERLTGLTSLTYKYFIDLSVPRSVDASVEQIPGVLLYNIDHIRNRADEALNRRLAAIPHVEAVISQSIVEFNDWSREMIVSPTINKFKNALEQIRKEEISRHLKHLTEEESEKIDKITRSIMQKIIKFPVLQLKAACKRGEADTLIDTLTDLFDLEKQPNESSSHHSY
- a CDS encoding acyl-CoA thioesterase, with amino-acid sequence MPQPKYARESLTTMTEMVLPNDTNTLNNLMGGRLLHWMDIAAAICAQKHSNRIVVTASVDNVSFSEPIKLGNIVTMQAKVTRAFNSSMEVKIDVWAEDIPAGTRVSTNQAFYTFVAVDQNGRPIEVPALTAETEEEKELYTSALRRRQLRLVLAGRMKPQDATELRKLFAME
- a CDS encoding APC family permease — protein: MTPTESKRSADLLRLLGVGFGIAVTIGGTIGTGILRRPGSIAQELGDPWLILLVWVVVGIYALLGSLSVIELGTMIPKAGAWYVFSRRAFGDFAGFLIGIASWFGSISAMAFGASVMGEYCALLVPAWTPYIQLIAILILVAFVAFHWVGVRLASKAQEVMSFVKAVGLLAFVAVCYAYTPNEPLDFSTTNKLPVQGTLIVALLGALQSVFYTYDGWHTAAYFTEEDVNPSRNLPRSMMGGVLLIVTIYLLVNLALFHVLPMNELAASKLPAADAIQRIYGPASAKAVTFLLMISIMGIINAQIMFNPRVLFAMSRDGLFHKAFATVNKGGTPGAAMLLTASICAIMILTGTYGKLSDIASFFFVLCYASGFASLIRLRHTEPALPRPFRAWGYPYITWAMLVASLAFLVGVIIGDPFSSSYAVGFLILSYPAYLLVKKLN